The Streptomyces sp. NBC_01255 genome window below encodes:
- a CDS encoding 30S ribosomal protein bS22 translates to MGSVIKKRRKRMAKKKHRKLLKRTRVQRRNKK, encoded by the coding sequence GTGGGCTCTGTTATCAAGAAGCGGCGCAAGCGGATGGCGAAGAAGAAGCACCGCAAGCTGCTTAAGCGCACGCGCGTTCAGCGTCGCAACAAGAAGTAA
- a CDS encoding SH3 domain-containing protein, whose translation MGTDDKQATASVTADVSATATSAVKRYAIAPGYRVNVRSGPSTQYSIVRSLAAGSTVPIHCQKPGEWVSGPYGTTNLWDNIAPGEYISDAYVKTGSDGYVAPRCA comes from the coding sequence ATGGGAACCGACGACAAGCAGGCCACCGCGAGCGTGACGGCGGACGTTTCGGCGACGGCGACGAGCGCGGTGAAGCGCTACGCGATCGCCCCGGGCTACCGGGTCAACGTCCGCTCGGGCCCGAGCACCCAGTACTCGATCGTCCGGTCGCTGGCCGCCGGCTCCACGGTGCCGATCCACTGCCAGAAGCCCGGCGAGTGGGTCAGCGGCCCGTACGGCACCACCAACCTCTGGGACAACATCGCCCCGGGCGAGTACATCTCCGACGCCTACGTGAAGACGGGCAGCGACGGCTACGTCGCACCGCGCTGCGCCTGA
- a CDS encoding HAD family hydrolase gives MRYDLVIFDNDGVLVDSEPISNTLLAGYLTELGHPTSYEESVRDYMGSAMHRIHELVEERTGERLPADFDATFHARVFAAFERELEAVRGAADVLKGLAEAGVPYCVASSGSHERIRVGHRKTGLDAWFRDETVFSAEDVGRGKPEPDLFLYAAARMGVAPERCVVVEDSRLGVQAAVAAGMDVYGFTAMTPEEKLAGATGFFRAMGELPATLGL, from the coding sequence ATGCGATACGACTTGGTCATCTTCGACAACGACGGTGTGCTCGTGGACAGCGAGCCGATTTCCAACACGCTTCTCGCCGGCTACCTGACGGAGCTCGGGCATCCGACCTCGTACGAGGAGTCGGTGCGCGACTACATGGGGTCCGCCATGCACCGCATTCACGAGCTGGTCGAGGAGCGGACCGGGGAGCGCTTGCCCGCGGACTTCGACGCGACGTTCCACGCGCGGGTCTTCGCCGCGTTCGAGAGGGAGCTGGAGGCTGTGCGCGGGGCCGCGGACGTGCTGAAGGGGCTGGCCGAGGCCGGGGTTCCGTACTGCGTGGCGTCGTCCGGGAGTCATGAGCGGATTCGGGTGGGGCATCGGAAGACGGGGCTCGACGCGTGGTTCCGGGACGAGACCGTCTTCAGCGCCGAGGACGTCGGGCGGGGCAAGCCGGAGCCCGACCTGTTCCTGTACGCGGCCGCGCGGATGGGGGTCGCGCCGGAGCGGTGTGTCGTGGTCGAGGACAGCCGGCTCGGGGTCCAGGCCGCCGTCGCCGCCGGGATGGACGTGTACGGGTTCACGGCGATGACGCCCGAGGAGAAGCTCGCCGGCGCCACGGGGTTCTTCCGGGCGATGGGTGAGCTTCCCGCGACATTGGGTCTGTGA
- a CDS encoding NAD-dependent epimerase/dehydratase family protein yields the protein MGRVVLVTGAARHLGGRFVRRIQRDPEVERVIAVDAVAPAHQLGAAEFVRADIRRPAIAKVLAEHEVDTVVHMDVTGTALGAGGRTSVKETNVIGTMQLLGACQKSPRIKRLVIKSSTSVYGSAPRDPAVFTETTPAKSLPSGGFAKDAVEVEGYVRGFARRRPDVAVCVLRFANILGPRIDSPLAEYLSLPVMPTVLGYDPRLQFVHEDDVIDVLRLAAHEPRRATLNSGTFNVAGDGVLLLSQCARRLGRPTVPVLLPAVTWVGTALRTIGITDFAPEQIRLLTHGRVVSTVQMREVLGFSPRYTTAETFADFAGSRGPGLLPPETLAGAVDRLAGRLAPATTDIDPLHHGA from the coding sequence TTGGGCAGGGTCGTGCTCGTCACCGGTGCCGCCCGGCACCTCGGGGGCCGTTTCGTACGGCGAATCCAGCGGGACCCGGAAGTGGAGCGGGTGATCGCGGTGGACGCGGTCGCCCCGGCGCATCAGCTCGGCGCCGCCGAATTCGTCCGGGCGGACATCCGCCGGCCGGCGATCGCGAAGGTCCTCGCCGAGCACGAGGTCGACACGGTCGTCCATATGGACGTCACCGGTACGGCGCTCGGCGCCGGCGGCCGTACGTCGGTCAAGGAGACCAACGTCATCGGCACCATGCAGCTGCTGGGGGCCTGCCAGAAGTCGCCGCGGATCAAGCGGCTCGTGATCAAGTCGAGTACGAGCGTCTACGGCTCCGCGCCGCGCGACCCGGCGGTCTTCACCGAGACCACCCCGGCGAAGTCGCTGCCGAGCGGGGGCTTCGCCAAGGACGCCGTCGAGGTCGAGGGGTACGTGCGGGGCTTCGCCCGGCGCCGGCCGGACGTGGCCGTGTGCGTGCTGCGGTTCGCGAACATCCTCGGGCCGCGGATCGACTCCCCGCTGGCGGAGTACCTGTCGCTGCCGGTCATGCCGACCGTGCTCGGCTACGACCCGAGGCTCCAGTTCGTCCACGAGGACGACGTGATCGACGTCCTGCGCCTGGCGGCGCACGAGCCCCGCAGGGCCACCCTGAACAGCGGCACGTTCAACGTGGCCGGGGACGGGGTGCTGCTGCTCTCCCAGTGCGCGCGGCGGCTCGGGCGGCCGACCGTCCCGGTGCTGCTGCCCGCGGTCACCTGGGTGGGGACGGCGCTGCGCACGATCGGGATCACCGACTTCGCACCCGAGCAGATCCGGCTGCTCACCCATGGCCGGGTGGTCTCGACGGTGCAGATGCGCGAGGTCCTCGGGTTCTCGCCGCGCTATACGACGGCGGAGACCTTCGCGGACTTCGCGGGCAGCAGGGGACCGGGTCTTCTGCCGCCGGAGACGCTCGCCGGGGCGGTGGACCGGCTTGCCGGCCGGCTCGCCCCGGCCACCACTGACATCGACCCACTTCACCACGGCGCCTGA
- a CDS encoding acetoin utilization protein AcuC has translation MSGRALLMWDEAVTQYDFGSEHPMDPVRLALTMGLVRAYGLDRAVDVVAAPPAGDSTLRLVHREDYVAAVRAASADPRHADQAYGLGTVDDPAFGGMHEVSALIAGQSVGAAEAVWRGEAAHAVNFAGGLHHAMPGSASGFCIYNDASLAIARLLELGAERVAYVDVDVHHGDGVQAAFWEDPRVLTISLHEHPRTLFPQTGWPEETGAAGPGEGGAVNVALPAGTGDAGWLRAFHAVVPELIADFRPQVLVTQHGADTHFEDPLAHLAVSLDAQRVVQSACHDLAHEYVEGGKWVALGGGGYAVVDVVPRSWTHLVGIAAHAPVDPESVIPSSWRDEVYARTRQLGPARMTDGRWPVGFRDWAEGYDPADRLDQAVLATRKAAFPLRGLLP, from the coding sequence ATGAGCGGCCGCGCACTGTTGATGTGGGATGAAGCTGTCACGCAGTACGACTTCGGGTCCGAGCATCCGATGGATCCGGTACGGCTCGCGCTGACCATGGGGCTGGTGCGGGCGTACGGGCTCGACCGGGCCGTGGACGTGGTCGCGGCGCCGCCGGCCGGGGACTCGACCCTGCGGCTCGTGCACCGCGAGGACTATGTGGCGGCGGTGCGGGCGGCCTCGGCGGATCCGCGCCACGCGGATCAGGCGTACGGGCTCGGTACGGTCGACGATCCGGCGTTCGGCGGGATGCACGAGGTGTCGGCGCTGATCGCCGGGCAGTCGGTCGGGGCGGCGGAGGCGGTGTGGCGCGGGGAGGCCGCGCACGCGGTGAACTTCGCGGGCGGGCTGCACCACGCGATGCCGGGGAGCGCGTCCGGGTTCTGCATCTACAACGACGCGTCGCTGGCCATCGCCCGGCTGCTCGAGCTCGGGGCGGAGCGGGTCGCGTATGTGGACGTGGACGTGCATCACGGTGACGGGGTGCAGGCGGCGTTCTGGGAGGACCCGCGGGTCCTGACGATCTCGCTGCACGAGCATCCGCGGACGCTGTTCCCGCAGACCGGGTGGCCGGAGGAGACGGGTGCGGCGGGGCCTGGTGAGGGCGGGGCCGTGAACGTGGCGCTGCCGGCCGGGACGGGGGACGCGGGGTGGCTGCGGGCCTTCCACGCGGTGGTGCCGGAGCTGATCGCGGATTTCCGGCCGCAGGTGCTCGTGACGCAGCACGGGGCGGACACGCACTTCGAGGATCCGCTCGCGCATCTGGCGGTGTCGCTGGACGCGCAGCGGGTGGTGCAGTCGGCCTGTCACGACCTGGCGCACGAGTACGTCGAGGGCGGGAAGTGGGTCGCGCTCGGCGGTGGCGGGTACGCGGTGGTGGATGTCGTGCCGCGGTCGTGGACGCATCTGGTGGGGATCGCGGCGCATGCCCCGGTGGATCCGGAGTCCGTGATCCCGTCGTCCTGGCGGGACGAGGTGTACGCGCGTACCCGGCAGTTGGGGCCCGCGCGGATGACGGACGGGCGGTGGCCGGTGGGCTTCCGGGACTGGGCCGAGGGGTACGACCCGGCGGATCGGCTGGACCAGGCGGTGCTCGCGACCCGGAAGGCTGCCTTCCCGCTGCGGGGGCTGCTTCCCTAG
- a CDS encoding helix-turn-helix domain-containing protein, producing MAAGDRPLNEVKFLTVAEVASVMRVSKMTVYRLVHSGHLPAIRVGRSFRVPEQAVHEYLRESFVGVGTA from the coding sequence ATGGCTGCTGGCGATCGACCTCTCAACGAGGTCAAGTTTCTGACCGTGGCGGAAGTCGCCTCGGTGATGCGCGTGTCGAAGATGACCGTGTACCGCTTGGTGCACAGCGGTCATCTGCCGGCGATCCGGGTGGGCAGGTCTTTCCGGGTGCCGGAACAGGCGGTTCACGAGTACCTGAGGGAGTCCTTCGTGGGGGTGGGGACCGCGTAG
- a CDS encoding lysophospholipid acyltransferase family protein has translation MADAKVIPFDDDRSRARRRPSRADGEAAAVRALPGAQQGPQEPAGPGEGLPGADAGGGVGGGAGAEAGSGVEAASPSGAVPGGGGWERRLAGGLAFLRRRITGEYEVDEFGYDEELTDQVLMSLLRPLYEKYFRVEVKGIENIPAKGGALIVANHSGTLPLDGLMMQVAVHDRHPAGRHLRLLAADLVFVLPVVNELARKAGHTLACAEDAERLLRAGEIVGVMPEGFKGIGKPFSERYKLQRFGRGGFVSTALRAGVPIVPCSIVGAEEIYPMIGNAKTLARVLGIPYVPITPTFPWLGPLGALPLPTKWTIQFGEPIPTDGYAPEAAEDPMLMFNLTDQVREQIQHTLYKLLVQRRSVFF, from the coding sequence ATGGCGGACGCCAAGGTCATTCCGTTCGACGACGACCGTTCGCGGGCCCGTCGTCGGCCCAGCCGGGCCGACGGGGAGGCGGCGGCCGTCAGAGCCCTCCCCGGGGCGCAGCAGGGCCCTCAGGAGCCTGCGGGGCCCGGGGAAGGGCTGCCCGGTGCCGACGCGGGCGGCGGGGTCGGGGGCGGTGCGGGCGCGGAGGCGGGGAGCGGCGTCGAGGCCGCGTCCCCGTCCGGGGCCGTACCCGGTGGCGGGGGCTGGGAGCGGCGGCTCGCGGGTGGTCTCGCGTTCCTGCGGCGGCGGATCACCGGTGAGTACGAGGTCGACGAGTTCGGCTACGACGAGGAGCTCACCGACCAGGTCCTGATGTCGCTGCTGCGGCCGCTGTACGAGAAGTACTTCCGGGTCGAGGTGAAGGGCATCGAGAACATCCCCGCCAAGGGCGGGGCTCTGATCGTCGCCAACCACTCGGGGACTCTGCCGCTGGACGGGCTGATGATGCAGGTCGCCGTCCACGACCGGCACCCGGCGGGGCGGCACCTGCGGCTCCTCGCGGCGGACCTGGTGTTCGTCCTGCCGGTGGTGAACGAGCTGGCGCGGAAGGCGGGGCACACCCTGGCCTGCGCGGAGGACGCGGAGCGGCTGCTGCGGGCGGGTGAGATCGTCGGCGTGATGCCGGAGGGCTTCAAGGGCATCGGGAAGCCGTTCTCGGAGCGGTACAAGCTCCAGCGGTTCGGGCGGGGCGGCTTCGTCTCGACGGCGCTGCGGGCGGGGGTGCCGATCGTGCCCTGCTCGATCGTGGGGGCGGAGGAGATCTACCCGATGATCGGGAACGCCAAGACACTGGCGCGGGTGCTCGGCATCCCGTACGTCCCGATCACCCCGACCTTCCCGTGGCTGGGGCCGCTCGGGGCGTTGCCGCTGCCGACGAAGTGGACGATCCAGTTCGGGGAGCCGATTCCTACGGACGGGTACGCGCCGGAGGCGGCGGAGGACCCGATGCTGATGTTCAACCTGACGGACCAGGTCAGGGAGCAGATACAGCACACGCTGTACAAGTTGTTGGTGCAGCGGCGGTCGGTGTTCTTCTGA
- a CDS encoding MFS transporter produces the protein MTDARLRRGRGSLAVSFFVQGVTFALLVTRIPGIQDRYGISDALLPAFLAAVPILAGVASVATEKAVARVGPAVVLRWAQPVVLLALLGVGAGTELWEAAVALGLFGLAVGALDASMNMLGVNLQRAYGRSIMLGFHASYSLGGIAGASLAWVGAHWHLSLFVSYLPVVALLLPVALVGSRWYGAGEHRAVEKEAGESGGSRVAFALLLPLCLVMTFAYIGDSTVSNWSAKYLQDVLGSSEELATVPYNAYMVTTLLGRAVGDFGVRKLGAATVVRCGAVLAALGFAVVAVAPGAWAGIAGFTVLGLGLSVIVPQTFAAAGKLFPGASDAAVARLNVFNYVGFLVGSPLVGALGDAWSYRGAMLVPMVLVLVTVVYATSFGSREARYGGGHERPRTVDVG, from the coding sequence ATGACGGATGCGCGGTTGCGGCGTGGGCGGGGATCCCTGGCGGTCAGTTTCTTCGTGCAGGGGGTCACGTTCGCGCTGCTCGTGACCCGAATACCGGGGATCCAGGACCGGTACGGGATCTCGGACGCGCTGCTGCCCGCCTTCCTCGCCGCCGTGCCGATCCTTGCCGGGGTGGCGAGTGTCGCGACCGAGAAGGCCGTCGCCCGGGTGGGGCCCGCGGTGGTCCTGCGGTGGGCGCAGCCCGTCGTCCTGCTTGCTCTCCTGGGGGTGGGGGCCGGCACGGAGTTGTGGGAGGCGGCGGTCGCCCTCGGGCTCTTCGGGCTTGCGGTGGGCGCCCTCGACGCGTCGATGAACATGCTGGGGGTGAACCTTCAGCGGGCGTACGGGCGGAGCATCATGCTCGGGTTCCACGCCTCGTACAGCCTCGGCGGGATCGCCGGCGCCTCGCTGGCCTGGGTGGGGGCGCACTGGCACCTGTCTCTGTTCGTGTCGTATCTGCCGGTCGTCGCGCTACTGCTGCCCGTCGCCCTCGTGGGCAGTCGGTGGTACGGGGCCGGGGAGCACCGGGCGGTCGAGAAGGAGGCGGGGGAGAGCGGGGGGAGTCGGGTCGCCTTCGCGTTGCTGCTGCCGCTCTGTCTTGTGATGACCTTCGCGTACATCGGGGACTCCACCGTTTCCAACTGGAGTGCCAAGTACCTCCAGGACGTGCTCGGGAGCTCGGAGGAGCTGGCGACCGTGCCGTACAACGCGTACATGGTGACGACACTGCTGGGGCGGGCGGTGGGTGACTTCGGGGTGCGGAAGCTGGGGGCCGCGACCGTCGTGCGGTGCGGGGCGGTGCTCGCGGCGCTGGGGTTCGCGGTGGTGGCGGTGGCGCCGGGGGCGTGGGCGGGGATCGCCGGGTTCACCGTGCTGGGGCTCGGGCTGAGTGTGATCGTGCCGCAGACCTTCGCCGCGGCCGGGAAATTGTTCCCCGGGGCCAGTGACGCTGCTGTGGCGCGGCTCAATGTCTTCAACTACGTGGGGTTCCTCGTCGGGTCGCCGTTGGTGGGGGCGCTCGGGGACGCGTGGAGTTATCGGGGGGCGATGCTGGTGCCGATGGTGCTGGTCCTGGTGACGGTGGTGTACGCCACGTCGTTCGGTTCGCGGGAGGCCCGATACGGTGGCGGGCATGAGCGGCCGCGCACTGTTGATGTGGGATGA
- the trpS gene encoding tryptophan--tRNA ligase yields the protein MTRIFSGVKPTGHLTLGNYLGAVRRWVEVDQHQAEALFSVVDLHALTVEHDPGRVRRLSRQAATLLLAAGLDPELCTLFVQSHVDEHARLSYLLECTATDGEVRRMIQYKEKSVLARAAGEGVRLSLLTYPVLMAADILAYGADEVPVGEDQTQHVELTRDLAVRFNQRYGHTFAVPRATRSAVAARVMDLQDPTSKMGKSHANGAGIVYLLDDAETVRRKIMRAVTDSGRDVEYDREVKPGIANLLDLMAAATDGNPEELAGVYESYGALKKDTADAVVELLRPLRERHAELAADPGYVDQVLRDGAGRARGMARPLVDRAYRAIGLLPAG from the coding sequence ATGACGAGGATCTTCAGCGGGGTCAAGCCCACCGGGCATCTGACGCTGGGCAACTACCTCGGGGCCGTACGGCGGTGGGTCGAGGTCGATCAGCACCAGGCGGAGGCGCTGTTCAGCGTCGTGGACCTGCACGCGCTGACCGTGGAGCACGATCCCGGGCGGGTGCGGCGGCTCAGTCGGCAGGCGGCGACGCTGTTGCTGGCCGCCGGGCTGGATCCGGAGCTGTGCACGTTGTTCGTGCAGAGCCATGTGGACGAGCACGCCAGGCTCTCGTACCTGCTGGAGTGCACGGCCACGGACGGCGAGGTGCGGCGGATGATCCAGTACAAGGAGAAGAGCGTGCTGGCGCGGGCCGCCGGGGAGGGTGTGCGGCTGTCGTTGCTGACGTACCCCGTGCTGATGGCGGCGGACATCCTGGCGTACGGGGCCGACGAGGTGCCGGTGGGTGAAGACCAGACGCAGCACGTGGAGCTGACGCGGGACCTGGCGGTGCGGTTCAACCAGCGGTACGGGCATACGTTCGCGGTGCCGCGGGCGACGCGGTCTGCGGTGGCCGCGCGGGTCATGGATCTGCAGGACCCCACGTCGAAGATGGGGAAGTCGCACGCGAACGGGGCCGGGATCGTCTATCTGCTGGACGACGCGGAGACCGTGCGGCGGAAGATCATGCGGGCCGTGACCGACAGCGGGCGGGACGTGGAGTACGACCGGGAGGTCAAGCCGGGGATCGCCAACCTGCTCGATCTGATGGCGGCCGCGACGGATGGGAACCCGGAGGAGCTGGCCGGTGTATACGAGTCGTACGGAGCGTTGAAGAAGGACACGGCGGACGCCGTCGTCGAGCTGCTGAGGCCCCTGCGGGAGCGGCATGCCGAGCTCGCGGCGGATCCGGGTTATGTGGATCAGGTGCTGCGGGACGGGGCCGGGCGGGCCCGGGGGATGGCGCGGCCGTTGGTGGACCGGGCCTATCGGGCGATCGGGTTGCTGCCCGCGGGGTGA
- a CDS encoding ABC transporter permease: MNSARTLATAARVLRQLRHDPRSIALMLLVPCVMLFLLRYVFDGSPGTFDNIGASLLGIFPLITMFLVTSIATLRERTSGTLERLLAMPLGKADLIAGYALAFGLLAVLQSTLATGLAVWFLGLDVVGSPWLLLLVALLDALLGTALGLFVSAFAASEFQAVQFMPAVIFPQLLLCGLFTPRDRMAPALEAISDVLPMSYAVDGMNQVLRHPEITGDFVRDALVVAGCAVLVLALGAATLRRRTA; this comes from the coding sequence ATGAACAGCGCCCGCACCCTCGCCACCGCCGCCCGCGTCCTGCGTCAGCTGCGCCACGACCCCCGCTCGATCGCCCTGATGCTCCTCGTCCCCTGCGTCATGCTCTTCCTGCTCAGGTACGTGTTCGACGGAAGCCCGGGCACCTTCGACAACATCGGCGCCTCCCTCCTCGGCATCTTCCCGCTCATCACGATGTTCCTGGTGACCTCCATCGCCACCCTCAGGGAACGCACCTCCGGCACCCTGGAACGCCTCCTCGCCATGCCCCTCGGCAAGGCCGACCTCATCGCCGGCTACGCCCTCGCCTTCGGCCTCCTCGCCGTCCTCCAGTCCACCCTGGCCACCGGCCTCGCCGTCTGGTTCCTCGGCCTCGACGTCGTCGGCTCCCCCTGGCTCCTCCTCCTGGTCGCCCTCCTCGACGCCCTCCTCGGCACCGCACTCGGCCTCTTCGTCTCCGCCTTCGCCGCCTCGGAGTTCCAGGCCGTCCAGTTCATGCCGGCGGTGATCTTCCCCCAGCTCCTGCTCTGCGGACTCTTCACCCCGCGCGACCGGATGGCCCCCGCCCTCGAAGCGATCTCCGACGTCCTGCCCATGTCGTACGCCGTCGACGGCATGAACCAGGTCCTCCGCCACCCCGAGATCACCGGCGACTTCGTCCGCGACGCCCTCGTCGTCGCAGGCTGCGCCGTCCTCGTCCTCGCCCTCGGCGCGGCCACCCTCCGCCGCCGCACGGCATGA
- the proC gene encoding pyrroline-5-carboxylate reductase — MTQTVAVLGTGKIGEALLSGMIRAGWRPANLLVTARRTERADELHARYGVEAVTNAEAAKRADTLILAVKPQDMGRLLEELAPHVAADRLVISAAAGIPTSFIEERLTAGTPVVRVMPNTPVLVDEGMSVISGGSHATPAHLVHTEEIFGGVGKTLRVPESQQDAATALSGSGPAYFYFLVEAMTDAGILLGLPRAQAHDLIVQAAIGAAVMLRDSGEHPVKLREAVTSPAGTTISAIRELENHGVRAALIAALEAARDRSRELASGNS, encoded by the coding sequence ATGACCCAAACCGTCGCAGTCCTCGGCACCGGCAAGATCGGTGAAGCGCTCCTCAGCGGCATGATCCGCGCCGGCTGGCGCCCCGCGAACCTCCTCGTCACCGCCCGCCGCACCGAACGCGCCGACGAGCTCCACGCCCGCTACGGCGTCGAAGCCGTCACCAACGCCGAGGCCGCCAAGCGCGCCGACACCCTCATCCTGGCCGTCAAGCCCCAGGACATGGGCCGCCTCCTCGAAGAGCTCGCCCCCCACGTCGCCGCCGACCGCCTCGTCATCAGCGCCGCCGCCGGCATCCCCACCTCCTTCATCGAGGAGCGCCTCACCGCAGGCACCCCCGTCGTCCGCGTCATGCCCAACACCCCCGTCCTCGTCGACGAAGGCATGTCCGTCATCTCCGGCGGCAGCCACGCCACCCCCGCGCACCTCGTCCACACCGAGGAGATCTTCGGCGGCGTCGGCAAGACCCTCCGCGTTCCCGAGTCCCAGCAGGACGCGGCCACCGCCCTCTCCGGCTCCGGCCCGGCCTACTTCTACTTCCTCGTCGAGGCCATGACCGACGCCGGCATCCTCCTCGGCCTCCCCCGCGCCCAGGCCCACGACCTCATCGTCCAGGCCGCGATCGGCGCCGCCGTGATGCTCCGCGACAGCGGCGAGCACCCCGTCAAGCTCCGCGAGGCCGTCACCTCCCCGGCCGGCACCACCATCAGCGCCATCCGCGAGCTGGAGAACCACGGCGTACGGGCCGCCCTCATCGCCGCCCTCGAAGCCGCCCGCGACCGCAGCCGCGAACTCGCCTCCGGCAACAGCTGA
- a CDS encoding phosphatase: MLSTGALRAHLLAAGLAGTVATSREESLRSYRLFAARDPRVLLGLDPAWGWGEADLLRLMADKCGVSGDPAHRSGPDVIDPERTLRGLDAFAARLGAAAARRVPVLFGTGHPHRLLGFYVALADALSAAGCLVLTPAQGRCVDITTRFGVRTYLLDYVRGVALVREPGLSGGGREPGVHSHSALPVRAALESAAEGGGPLPELVVGDHGWVCGAGQLGIEAIGLADTDDPALFVGEAEGQVSVAVPLDDGVRSDYYRPLTRYVLNRAFLSR, translated from the coding sequence GTGTTGAGTACCGGTGCGCTGCGGGCGCATCTTTTGGCGGCGGGGTTGGCGGGGACGGTGGCGACGTCGCGGGAGGAGAGTCTGCGGAGCTATCGGCTCTTCGCCGCTCGTGATCCGCGGGTGCTGCTGGGGCTCGATCCGGCCTGGGGGTGGGGCGAGGCGGATCTGCTGCGGTTGATGGCCGACAAGTGCGGGGTGTCGGGGGATCCGGCGCACCGGTCGGGGCCTGACGTCATCGATCCGGAGCGGACGCTGAGGGGGCTCGACGCCTTCGCGGCGAGGCTGGGGGCGGCGGCCGCTCGACGGGTTCCGGTGCTGTTCGGGACGGGTCATCCGCACCGTCTGCTCGGTTTCTACGTCGCGCTTGCAGACGCTTTGTCGGCGGCGGGATGTCTTGTCCTCACCCCGGCGCAGGGGCGATGTGTCGACATAACGACCCGGTTCGGCGTACGTACGTACCTCCTCGACTACGTACGGGGGGTCGCGTTGGTGCGTGAGCCCGGGCTGTCGGGGGGTGGTCGCGAGCCGGGGGTGCACTCGCACTCCGCGCTGCCGGTTAGGGCCGCGCTCGAAAGCGCGGCCGAGGGCGGCGGGCCGCTGCCGGAGCTGGTGGTCGGGGACCACGGATGGGTCTGCGGTGCAGGTCAGCTGGGTATCGAGGCCATCGGGCTCGCCGATACGGATGATCCGGCGCTGTTCGTCGGTGAGGCGGAGGGGCAGGTGTCGGTGGCCGTTCCGCTTGATGACGGCGTGCGCTCCGACTACTACCGTCCGCTCACGCGCTATGTACTCAATCGAGCGTTTCTGTCACGGTAA
- a CDS encoding ABC transporter ATP-binding protein, with translation MMNYPTGATGSTEPAPTADNTTDTAAAITAHALTTVRGDRTVLRDLDFTVPSGRITGLLGPSGCGKTTLMRAIVGTQAKVGGTLQVLGRPAGDPALRSRIGYVTQDPSVYDDLTVRQNLDYFAAVLFPGRARRHDRRTAVDRAITDVDLTSHADALAGRLSGGQRSRVSLAVALLGTPELLVLDEPTVGLDPVLRRDLWNLFHQIAADRGTTLLVSSHVMDEAERCHRLLLMREGEILAEDTPEALRRRNDTATVEEAFLHLVDAAAARAAHPKAPRTAHEEPRS, from the coding sequence ATGATGAATTACCCGACGGGTGCGACGGGCTCGACGGAACCGGCCCCCACAGCCGACAACACGACCGACACCGCAGCGGCCATCACCGCCCACGCCCTCACCACCGTCCGCGGCGACCGCACCGTCCTCCGCGACCTCGACTTCACCGTCCCCTCCGGCCGCATCACCGGCCTCCTCGGCCCCTCCGGCTGCGGCAAGACCACCCTCATGCGCGCCATCGTCGGCACCCAGGCCAAGGTCGGCGGCACCCTCCAGGTCCTCGGCCGCCCCGCCGGCGACCCCGCCCTCCGCTCCCGCATCGGCTACGTCACCCAGGACCCCTCGGTCTACGACGACCTCACCGTCCGCCAGAACCTCGACTACTTCGCCGCCGTCCTCTTCCCCGGCCGCGCCCGTCGCCACGACCGCCGCACCGCCGTCGACCGGGCCATCACCGACGTCGACCTCACCTCGCACGCCGACGCCCTCGCAGGCCGGCTCTCCGGCGGCCAGCGCAGCCGCGTCTCCCTCGCCGTCGCCCTCCTCGGCACCCCCGAACTCCTCGTCCTCGACGAACCCACCGTCGGCCTCGACCCCGTCCTCCGCCGCGACCTCTGGAACCTCTTCCACCAGATCGCCGCCGACCGCGGGACGACGCTCCTCGTCTCCTCCCACGTCATGGACGAGGCCGAGCGCTGCCACCGCCTCCTCCTCATGCGCGAAGGCGAGATCCTCGCCGAGGACACCCCCGAAGCCCTCCGCCGCCGCAACGACACGGCCACCGTGGAAGAGGCCTTCCTCCACCTGGTCGACGCGGCAGCCGCCCGCGCCGCCCACCCCAAAGCCCCGCGGACCGCCCACGAGGAGCCCCGCTCATGA